A window of Kwoniella newhampshirensis strain CBS 13917 chromosome 9, whole genome shotgun sequence contains these coding sequences:
- a CDS encoding histone H3 yields the protein MARTKQTARKSTGGKAPRKQLATKAARKSATKTGGVGTSGGVKKPHRYRPGTVALREIRRYQKSTELLIRKLPFQRLVREIAQDFKTDLRFQSSAVLALQEASEAYLVSLFEDTNLAAIHAKRVTIQPKDLQLARRLRGERS from the exons ATGGCCCGAACTAAGCAAACCGCCCGAAAGTCCACCGGTGGCAAAGCCCCCAGGAAGCAAC TCGCCACCAAGGCTGCCCGAAAGTCAGCTACCAAGACCGGCGGTGTCGGTACTTCCGGTGGTGTCAAGAAGCCTCACAGGTACAGGCCCGGTACTGTCGCTCTCCGAGAGATCAGGCGATACC AAAAGTCCACCGAGCTCCTCATCCGAAAGCTCCCCTTCCAGCGACTCGTCCGTGAGATCGCTCAGGACTTCAAGACCGACCTTCGATTCCAATCTTCCGCCGTCTTGGCTCTCCAGGAAGCTTCTGAGGCTTACCTCGTCTCTCTC TTCGAGGACACCAACCTTGCCGCCATCCACGCCAAGCGAGTTACCATCCAGCCCAAGGATCTCCAACTCGCCCGTCGGCTTCGAGGCGAGAGGTCTTAA